ATTTTGAACTTAATCTTAATGGGTTTACCAGGTGCTGGTAAAGGTACCCAGGCAGAGAAGATCGTTGAAAAATACCAAATCCCTCATATCTCAACAGGAGATATGTTTCGTGCTGCGATTAAAGAAGGAACAGACCTAGGTAAAGAAGCTAAGTCCTATATGGACCAAGGTGCTCTTGTGCCTGACGAAGTGACAATTGGTATTGTTCGCGAACGTCTTGGCAAAGATGATGCTAAAGAAGGCTTCTTACTAGACGGTTTCCCAAGAACAATCGCACAAGCAGAAGCGCTTGAAACAGTTCTTTCTGATTTAGGCTCTACCTTAGATTATGTTCTTCATATCGATGTAGACCAAGATCAGCTTGTCGAACGTTTGACTGGACGCAGAATTTGTCCAACATGTGGCGCCACTTATCATGTAACATTCAACCCTCCTAAAGTGGAAGGGAAATGCGATCATGATGGCAGCGAACTCATTCAGCGTGATGACGACAAGCCAGAAACCGTACGCAAGCGTGTTGAAGTAAACCTTGAAAACACTAAACCACTTTTAGACTTCTATGAAGGTAAAGGATATTTAGTTACAATCAATGGAGATCAAGAAATTGATCAAGTCTTCCATGATATTGATAACAAGCTCGGAGGCTTATCTAAATGATTATTACAAAAACGCCACGTGAATTAGATATCATGCGTGAAGCCGGCCGAATAGTCGCACTCACGCACCAGGAATTGCAAAAGCATATTGAACCTGGTATCTCTACCAAAAAACTTGATGAGATTGCAGAAGAATTCATCCTCAGTATGGATGCAATTCCTTCTTTCAAAGGTTATAATGGATTCCGTGGCAGTATTTGTGTATCTGTCAATGAAGAGCTGGTACATGGAATTCCAGGTGATCGCCAACTAAACAATGGAGATATTATCTCAATTGATATTGGCGCTAAATATAAAGGCTATCATGGAGATTCTGCCTGGACTTACCCAGTAGGGGAAATCGATGAAGCAACACAGGAACTACTTGATGTAACAGAAGAGTCCTTGTTTAAAGGTCTGGATGAAATTAAACCGGGCGTTCGCTTATCTAATATTTCTCATGCTATTCAATCATTCGTAGAACCTAAAGGTTTCTCTATTGTTAGAGAATATGTAGGCCACGGAGTTGGGCAAGAGCTTCATGAAGATCCACAAATTCCACACTACGGCCCACCTAATAAGGGGCCGCGACTTAGACCAGGAATGGTTTTAGCCGTAGAGCCAATGGTCAATGCTGGTGAACGTTATGTACGGACACTTGCTGACAACTGGACAGTAGTGACGGAAGATGGTAAGATGTGTGCCCACTTCGAGCATACTATTGCTATAACGGATGAAGGTTTTGAGATTTTAACTAAAGCCTAAGTGAAGGTGATCGTTTTTGAACGAAGCGGATTCGAGTCCACGAATAGGTCAGGTTGTTCGTGTTTTGCAAGGACGTGAGGTTGAACAATATATGATTATCATCGGATTTGTTGATGATCGTTTTGTGATGCTCGCAGACGGAGAAAAACGAAAGTACGACAGGCCGAAGAAGAAGAATATTCAACACATTGAATGTACTGAGTATGTTTCTCCTGAGGTCGAAAATAGCCTTCTAGAAACTGGTCGCGTAACGAATGGCAAACTTCGTTTTGCCTTATCAAAATTTGTAGATGAAGCAGTGACTGATTTGAAGAAGGGAGATCAACTCGATGGCGAAAGAAGATGTAATTGAAGTAGAAGGAACAATCGTTGACACATTGCCTAATGCAATGTTTAAAGTTGAGTTAGAGAACGGTCATACCGTACTCGCTCACGTTTCCGGTAAGATACGCATGCATTTCATTCGTATTCTTCCAGGAGATAAAGTGACGGTTGAACTTTCTCCATATGATTTAAGTAGAGGACGTATTACCTACCGCTATAAATAATAACGCGGGAATGCTCCGATCTAAAAGGAGGTATGGATGATGAAGGTAAGACCATCTGTAAAACCAATTTGCGAAAAATGCAAAGTTATCCGTCGTAAAGGTAAAGTAATGGTAATTTGCGATAATCCTAAGCATAAACAAAAACAAGGATAAGTACTAAAGGAGGTGCACTGCTGAATGGCACGTATTGCTGGTATTGACATTCCACGTGACAAACGTATTGTCATTTCATTAACGTATGTATACGGCATTGGACACACTACTGCTAAAAATGTTTTAGCGGAAGCTGGCGTATCTGAGGATACTCGTGTTCGTGACCTAACAGAAGATGAATTAGCTAAGATTCGTACAGCTCTTGAGAGCTACACTGTAGAAGGTGATCTTCGTCGTGAGAACTCTCTTAACGTGAAGCGCCTGATCGAAATCGGTTCCTACCGTGGAATCCGTCACCGTCGTAGTCTTCCACTTCGCGGTCAGAAAACGAAAAACAACTCTCGTACGCGTAAAGGTCCACGTCGTACAGTTGCAAACAAGAAAAAATAAGGTATAAAGGAGGTAAGCTAACCCTATGGCTCGTAAAACAAACACTCGTAAGCGCCGTGTGAAAAAGAATATTGACACGGGTGTCGCGCACATCCGTTCTACGTTTAACAACACTATCGTTACGATTACTGACGTTCAAGGTAACGCAGTATCTTGGAGTAGTGCTGGTTCTCTTGGTTTCAGAGGTTCTCGTAAATCTACTCCATTCGCTGCACAAATGGCATCTGAAGCAGCTGCAAAAGCTGGTATGGAGCACGGTTTAAAATCTGTAGAAGTAACGGTTAAAGGCCCTGGTGCTGGCCGTGAAGCTGCAATTCGTGCACTTCAAGCTACAGGACTAGAAGTTACAGCCATTGTTGATGTAACTCCAGTACCTCACAATGGTTGCCGCCCACCAAAACGTCGTCGTGTATAATTTACCTGTATAGAATTTGTCACCCTGTCTATAATGGGTTATGATAGCTAAAAAAGCAGTATAAACGTTTTTAGCCTATGATCGAATAAACTATGTATAAACGGGGACTGCCTACCTGAGGAATTTCGGTTAGACTTTGTCTAACCGGGGTTTCGACGTTTTGAAGGAGGGTTTTAATTAATGATCGAGATTGAAAAGCCAAAAATTGAACTGGTTGAGATCAGCGATGATGCAACGTTTGGTAAGTTGGTCGTCGAACCGCTTGAACGTGGATATGGTACAACACTAGGGAACTCCTTACGTCGTATTCTACTATCCTCACTTCCGGGCGCTGCAGTAACATCTGTCCAGATTGAAGGAGCACTTCATGAATTCTCAACAGTAGATGGTGTAGTCGAAGACGTAACCACTATTGTCTTAAATCTTAAGCAATTAGCTCTTAAGATTTACTCTGAAGAGACGAAAACTTTAGAGGTTGATGTTTCTGGACAGGGAAATGTAACAGCAGCTGACATCACGCATGATTCTGATGTAGAGATCTTAAACCCTGAGATCCACATTGCAACGTTACAATCAAACGCAAATCTCCGTATGAAGATTACGGCAGAAAAAGGACGCGGCTATCGTCCTGCAGAAGCAAACAAATTTGATGAACAGCCGATCGGCGTCATCCCAGTTGATTCTATCTTCACTCCAATTTCACGTGTTACCTACCAAGTGGAAAACACTCGTGTAGGCCAGGTGACAAATTTTGATAAGCTGACGTTAGACATTTGGACTGACGGAAGCATTCGACCAGAAGAAGCTGTTTCATTAGGTGCTAAAATCTACATGGAACACTTAAACATTTTCGTTGGACTCACTGATGAAGCGCAAAACGCTGAAATCATGGTTGAGAAAGAAGAAGACCAAAAAGAAAAAGTCCTTGAAATGACAATCGAAGAACTTGATTTATCCGTGCGTTCTTACAACTGCCTCAAGCGTGCAGGTATCAACACGGTTCAAGAGCTTGCACAAAAATCGGAAGAGGATATGATGAAAGTTCGTAACCTTGGACGTAAATCTCTTGAGGAAGTTAAGCATAAGCTCGAAGAACTTGGCTTAGGCTTACGTAAAGACGATTAATCATTGTCGATAGAGAGAAACTCTGCAAAGGAGGGGAACTGACATGGCTAGAAAACTAGGTCGTACAACTGACGTACGTATGGCATTGCTACGCAACTTAGCAACTGACCTAATTATTCATGAACGTATTGAAACTACTGAAGCGAAAGCGAAAGAGCTTCGTTCTGTTGTAGAGAAAATGATTACACTTGGTAAGCGTGGAGATCTTCATGCTCGTCGCCAAGCTGAATCTTTCCTATACAAAGCACAAGCTGATGAGGAGAGCGGTCAAACTGCACTTCAGAAGCTATTCACAGACATCGGTCCACGTTACGAAGACCGTCAAGGCGGTTACACTCGCATCATGAAACTTGGTGCCCGTAAAGGTGACGGTGCAAAAACTGCGATTATCGAATTAGTATAATCCTACTTGGAAAAAGGGCAGGACAGAATCTCTTTTGAGGTTATCCCAGCCCTTTTTTTATACGTTTTAAAGTTAATTCGATGTACCCCAGATTCGACAAGTTACGTAAAACCAGGGAATGATTTGTCATATTTCCGGGGAAATACGAGAGAAGAGCGGAGGAGGTAAGAGATGGAGAAGAGTTTCTTAGAATTTCAAAACGTCTCTTTCCAGTATCGAGAAGACAGCCCTATGGTTTTGAATGACGTCTCCATTCAAGTAAATCAAAATGAGTGGGTCGCTGTGATCGGCCATAATGGTTCAGGTAAGTCAACTATGGCTAAGCTTATGAACGGATTGCTCTTCCCAAATGCAGGTGAAGTGCATGTTGATGGGCTCGAGCTTTCTGAAGAGAATATTTGGGAGATTCGTCGTAAAGTAGGGATGGTATTCCAAAATCCAGATAACCAGTTTGTGGGGACTACGGTTAAGGATGATGTTGCTTTCGGGCTTGAAAACCATGGAATCCCTCGTGAGGAAATGGTGAAAAGAATTGCCCAAAGCTTAAAAGCTGTTGGGATGGAAGAGTATGAGGATCATGAACCCCATCGATTATCAGGTGGCCAGAAACAGCGTGTAGCCATTGCGAGTGTGCTGGCTGTCGCGCCTTCTATGATCATTCTTGATGAAGCAACAGCTATGTTAGATCCAAAAGGGAGAAAAGAGATTATGCATACGGTCAACCAGGTGCGACAGGAACGGGATGTTTCAATTGTAACGATTACACATGACTTAAATGAAGTAACGCTCGCTGATCGGGTTGTGGTTATGAATGATGGGGATGTTTGGTTTGAAGGGACTCCAAGGGAACTGTTTGAACATAGAGAAGACTTACAGACTATTGGTTTAGACATTCCTCTTGTGTCAAAGTTCGCTCATGAGTTACACCAGCTTGGGCTGAATATATCAAAGCAACCTCTAAATCACGAAGAATTGATGGATGAAATATGGACATTACATTCAACAACGTAAGTTATATCTATCAACCCAATAGCCCTTTTGAACATCGAGCACTTGAAAATCTCTCTTTTGAAATTTCATCTGGGTCCTTTGTGGCTGTGATTGGTCACACGGGTTCTGGTAAATCTACCCTTATTCAACATCTAAACGGATTGTTAGCTCCTACCCACGGGAGTGTGACGGTTGGTGACGTTACGTTACAAGCCGGGTCAAAACCGAAGAACTTAAAAGCCCTTAGAAAGCAAGTTGGGGTTGTGTTTCAATATCCAGAACACCAATTATTTGAAGAAACCATTGAAAAAGATATTTCTTTTGGACCGGCCAACTTCGGTGTGTCAAAAGAAGAAATCGAACAACGCGTCCAAGAAACCATTGGAGCAGTAGGATTGTCATCAGATATGTTAGAGCGTTCTCCATTCGACTTAAGCGGTGGTCAAATGCGCCGCGTCGCTATTGCGGGAGTGCTTGCAATGAATCCTCGCGTTCTGGTGTTAGATGAACCAACTGCAGGGTTAGACCCTAAAGGACAACGTGAGATTATGGATATGTTCTATCAGTTGCATCATGAGAAAGAGCTCACGACGGTTCATGTTACACACAGTATGGAGGATGCTCTTGCTTATGCTGATTACGTGATTGTGATGCACAAAGGTCAATTGTATATGCAAGGCAAACCATTAGAAGTGTTCAAAGAAAAGGACGCTTTAAATAACGTCGGACTAGACGTACCTGAGATTATAGAGTTAACAGATAAGATGAATAAACGTTTTGGTCTTTCTATTGAATATAAGAATCAAACGATTAAAGAACTGGCCGAAGAAGTTGCCCAGCACCTAAAGGGGGCGTCTCAATGAACAGTTCCATGGTTATCGGACAATATGTCCCAGGGAACTCACCTGTCCACCATATGGACCCAAGAGCTAAGATTACAATCATCTTTTTCTTTGTGATCGTCGTCTTTTTCGCTAACTCGGTGGCGAGTTATGCAGCCCTTGGATTATTTGCCCTCATTAGTGTAGCGATTACGAGGATTTCCCCGCGCTTTATTGCTAAGGGTTTGAAGCCAGTTTGGTTTTTAATCATCTTTACGTTCCTCTTACACCTCGTGGTTACGAAAGAGGGAACGGTGCTATTTTCTATATTAGGTTTTGATGTTTATTCAGGTGCACTTATACAAGGTGTTGCGATTTCGTTACGCTTTTTCTTATTAATTCTGATTACATCGTTACTGACTCTTACGACCACGCCGATTGCTATAACTGATGCTATTGAGAGTATGCTTCATCCTCTGAAAAAGGTGAAATTTCCTGTACACGAATTAGCCTTGATGATGTCTATATCTTTACGATTTATACCGACGCTTATGCAAGAGACGGAAAAGATATCAAAAGCTCAAGCCTCAAGAGGTGTTGACTTTAGAACAGGGCCGGTTAAAGAACGATTAAAAGCCATTGTCCCTTTGTTGGTCCCTCTTTTTGTAAGCGCGTTTAAGCGTGCTGAAGAATTAGCTATGGCGATGGAAGCTAGAGGATATCAAGGAGGCGAAGGTCGGACAAAGCTTCGGGAACTTGTTCTACGTAAAGTGGATTATACAGTCCTTGTTTTGTTTGCCATTGTCATCATTGCAGTATTTTTAACTAGAGCATAGAGGTGTAAGCACTATGGTTCGTGTTGCTTGTGTGGTAAGCTACGATGGTACTCATTTTTCCGGTTTTCAAGTTCAACCGAACGGGAGAACGGTTCAAGAAGTGATTGAGAGAGCGTTGAAGAAGATTCATAAGGGGGAAGAAATTCGTTTGCATCCCTCTGGTCGAACAGATGCAGGCGTGCACGCACGTGGACAAGTGCTTCATTTCGACTCCAACCTAGACAACCCTAATATGAATTGGAGAAAGGCTTTGCAGTCGTTAATGCCAGATGATGTGGTGATTCAACGAGCGGAACCGGTCTCTGATGATTTCCATTCGCGCTATAACAGTAAAAAGAAAGAATACCGGTATCGAGTATTACACCGGGACATCCCTGATGTATTCCGGAGAGGTGTAACATTTCATTACCCTTACAAGCTAAATATAGAGGCTATACAAGAGGCGTGTGCTATTGTAGAAGGGACGCATGACTTTACGTCCTTTTGTTCAAAGAAAACGACCATGAAGGGCGACTGTGTCCGTACTCTGTATTCCGTTCGCTGTGAAGTGGTGGATGACGAGCTGATCTTTACGTTTATAGGGAATGGTTTTCTTTACAATATGGTACGTATTTTGGTTGGAACATTTCTTGAGATTGGTTCCGGAAAAAAACAAGTATCAGATTTAAATAAAATTTTGGAAACAAGAGATCGAGATATGGCTGGCAAAACGGCGCCGCCACAGGGGCTGTTTCTGTGGAATGTAGATTATTTGTAAAAACAACGTCCCCAGGTGTAACATACCCTTGACATTAAATAGTAAAGTATTATAATATGATCTATGGCATTTTATTTCTATACCACGATTGGCCCCGGAATCTAATTGTGTTGAGAATAAAATATACGTTAACGAGATAACGAAAATCAGGAGGGAACTGACCATGCGCACAACTTTTATGGCAAACGAAAGCAACGTTGAACGCAAATGGTATGTTGTTGATGCTGAAGGTCAAACACTAGGTCGTTTGGCTAGTGAAATTGCAGCAATCCTTCGCGGTAAGCATAAAGCAACTTACACTCCTCACGTTGATACTGGCGACCATGTCATTATCGTAAACGCTGAGAAGATCGAACTTACAGGTAAAAAACTGACGGACAAGATGTACTACCGTCACACAAATTATGTTGGTGGACTTAAAGAGCGTAACGCTTTAGAAATGCGTACGAACTATCCACAACAAATGATCGAGCTAGCCGTTAAAGGTATGTTACCTAACGGAAGCCTAGGACGCAAAATGGGCAAAAAGCTACATGTTTATGCAGGTCCTGAACACAAGCATCAAGCACAAAAACCAGAAGCATATGAGCTTCGCGGTTAATTAATAAGGAGGTTGACTACAGATGGCACAAGTACAATACTACGGTACCGGACGTCGTAAAACTTCTGTAGCGCGTGTACGTTTAGTTCCAGGTACAGGCCGTATCGTGATTAACAAACGTGACTCAGAAGATTATTTCCCATATGAAACGCTACGTGTGATCACTAAACAACCTTTAGCTGTGACTGAAAACGAAGGCAACTATGACGTTTATGTAAACGTTGATGGTGGTGGCTTCACAGGTCAAGCTGGTGCAATCCGTCACGGAATTGCACGCGCGTTGTTAGAAGCAGATCCAGAATACCGTACGACTCTTAAGCGTGCAGGTCTACTTACACGTGACCCTCGTAAGAAAGAGCGTAAGAAATACGGTCTTAAAGCTGCTCGTCGTGCTCCACAATTCTCAAAACGTTAATTTTATATTTACGTTTTCCAAAACCCTGGTCTTTACGACCAGGGTTTTTTTGTATTGATTTACTTTATTATAGGAAAGCAGCGGTTGCCCTTGAAGTAGCGTAATTTTTCCAGTCAAGGGAAGTGTTATAGTCCAGAATGATTGAGGCTGATACCGAATACACTAATAAGCAATATGGAGGTGATTCGGTATGTCGGTTGTATCTATTGATCGGCTCCGTTTAAATAAACAGTTAGCTTTTGAACGTAACTTGTTACGTGAATTGACCTTTACTGAGGTTCAAAATGATGTTTCTAGACGATTCCAGCGTTTCTTTCATTCCTTTCAGGTTTATGAGTCAGCCATCAAAGAAGAAGCGGTTGAGCAAGCTATGGAGGCTTATTTACTAGGGGCTGAGGCCAGCCAATTCCTCCTCATGGGGGAAAGTATAGATGCGATTGAGAAGCGTTATAAGGTGGAGCTTGGGACGATTGCACTCGATTTCTTTGATTATCTGGAATACTGGCAGCAAGCTTCTGGTGTAAATGGGTGGTTTGCTGTAAAAGCGGAAAAGAGCTGTGAAGATTTCGTTGATACCTGGTGGAAGATTGGTTTAGAAAGAGGAGAACGGCGCAGGCGACTGAAGCTCGATTAGAGGGTCATATTCCCCTCACTTGTCCCATATATTGAGAAGTAGCTAGGACGAGGAGGAGACAAGGATGGGAAAAGCTTTTAAAATTTCTAGTTGGTTGATTGGTTTAGTGGTTCTCATAGTTCTTTTACGTTATCCAATTGAAACGAATGATTCTTGGCAAACATGGTCCCTTCCCCTCGCTGGTAAGGTTGTGGTGATCGATCCAGGGCATGGTGGTGTCGATGGCGGGGCGGTAGGGAGTGATCAAACACTTGAGAAAGAAATTACGCTTGAAGTCTCTAAAAAACTACGGGATTACTTGCAGCAAGCGGGAGCACTTGTTTATATGACTAGGGAAAAGGATATGGATCTTGCTGATGAAGACGAGAAAATTATATCTAAACGTAAGTCACAGGATTTAAGAAGGCGCGTGGAGTTTATTAATGAGAAAGAAGCGGATTTTTATGTAAGTGTTCATCTGAATGCTATTCCTTCTCCTAAGTGGCATGGGGCACAGTCTTTTTACAATGCCTCTTCACCAGAAAGTGAGCAGCTTGCAAAGTTTATTCAAAGTGAAATAAAGAGGAACCTTGAAAATACGAATCGGAGTGCATTAGCGATCAGCAATATGTATTTACTACGTAGTACAGAGGCTCCGGGGGCTCTTGTTGAAATTGGCTTTTTATCAAATATTCATGAGCGGGACTTGTTAAAGACAGATGAGTATCAAAATAAGGTGGCGGCTTCCGTTTATGAAGGGGTCTTACGTTACGTCACAGAAGAGGAAGCACCTGAGTAACCTTACTGAAAATTTCTAATTATCAAGCACTGTCATCCGTGATTTCTGCCTTTTTATGTTATACTACAACTTAGACATTATAGAAGGTTGGTGACAGAATATGATAACACAAGAACAAGTGGTGGATCTGCTACATCCTTTGCATGATCCTCATTTACATAGAACATTAGAAGAAACAGGCGGTATTGAAGAAATTAAAATTAAAGAAGAAAAGAATCATGTAAGCGTCAAGATTGCTATCGCGCAGCCTAATACAGCTGAACAGATGCAATTTCAACAAGAAATTGTAAACGTTTTAAAAGGGGCTGGTGTTGCAACGGTAGGTTTACGATTCAATCAGTTATCTGATGAAGTGATTGAGCAATATGCTGTAGCTAGTAATGAGAGTGAGTCATTACTTGAAGGAAATACAGGGACGACCTTTATTGGTATTGCAAGTGGTAAAGGGGGCGTAGGGAAATCAACGGTTACTGTGAACCTTGCGACTTCTTTAGCGCGTCTTGGTAAAAAGGTTGGAATTATTGATGCTGATATTTACGGGTTCAGCGTTCCCGATATGATGGGGATTGAAGAGCGCCCGGTAGTAAGAGGAGAGCAAATTATTCCTGTTGAGCGGTTTGGAGTCAAAGTGATTTCCATGGGCTTTTTTGTTGAGGACAACTCTCCAATTATTTGGAGAGGTCCAATGTTAGGGAAAATGCTGACGAGCTTCTTTAAAGAGGTAGAGTGGGGCGACTTAGATTACCTACTTATAGATCTTCCGCCAGGGACAGGGGATGTTGCGTTAGACCTTCATTCAATGTTGCCATCTTGTAAAGAAGTCATCGTTACAACTCCACACCCAACGGCAGCTTTTGTTGCAGCACGTGCGGGTCAGATGGCCATCAAGACAGAACATGAGATTTTAGGGGTTATTGAGAATAT
The nucleotide sequence above comes from Pontibacillus chungwhensis. Encoded proteins:
- a CDS encoding DUF2521 family protein, with product MSVVSIDRLRLNKQLAFERNLLRELTFTEVQNDVSRRFQRFFHSFQVYESAIKEEAVEQAMEAYLLGAEASQFLLMGESIDAIEKRYKVELGTIALDFFDYLEYWQQASGVNGWFAVKAEKSCEDFVDTWWKIGLERGERRRRLKLD
- the rplQ gene encoding 50S ribosomal protein L17, with translation MARKLGRTTDVRMALLRNLATDLIIHERIETTEAKAKELRSVVEKMITLGKRGDLHARRQAESFLYKAQADEESGQTALQKLFTDIGPRYEDRQGGYTRIMKLGARKGDGAKTAIIELV
- the rpmJ gene encoding 50S ribosomal protein L36 — protein: MKVRPSVKPICEKCKVIRRKGKVMVICDNPKHKQKQG
- a CDS encoding energy-coupling factor ABC transporter ATP-binding protein; translation: MDITFNNVSYIYQPNSPFEHRALENLSFEISSGSFVAVIGHTGSGKSTLIQHLNGLLAPTHGSVTVGDVTLQAGSKPKNLKALRKQVGVVFQYPEHQLFEETIEKDISFGPANFGVSKEEIEQRVQETIGAVGLSSDMLERSPFDLSGGQMRRVAIAGVLAMNPRVLVLDEPTAGLDPKGQREIMDMFYQLHHEKELTTVHVTHSMEDALAYADYVIVMHKGQLYMQGKPLEVFKEKDALNNVGLDVPEIIELTDKMNKRFGLSIEYKNQTIKELAEEVAQHLKGASQ
- the rpsI gene encoding 30S ribosomal protein S9; protein product: MAQVQYYGTGRRKTSVARVRLVPGTGRIVINKRDSEDYFPYETLRVITKQPLAVTENEGNYDVYVNVDGGGFTGQAGAIRHGIARALLEADPEYRTTLKRAGLLTRDPRKKERKKYGLKAARRAPQFSKR
- the rpsM gene encoding 30S ribosomal protein S13 is translated as MARIAGIDIPRDKRIVISLTYVYGIGHTTAKNVLAEAGVSEDTRVRDLTEDELAKIRTALESYTVEGDLRRENSLNVKRLIEIGSYRGIRHRRSLPLRGQKTKNNSRTRKGPRRTVANKKK
- a CDS encoding energy-coupling factor transporter transmembrane component T family protein; translation: MNSSMVIGQYVPGNSPVHHMDPRAKITIIFFFVIVVFFANSVASYAALGLFALISVAITRISPRFIAKGLKPVWFLIIFTFLLHLVVTKEGTVLFSILGFDVYSGALIQGVAISLRFFLLILITSLLTLTTTPIAITDAIESMLHPLKKVKFPVHELALMMSISLRFIPTLMQETEKISKAQASRGVDFRTGPVKERLKAIVPLLVPLFVSAFKRAEELAMAMEARGYQGGEGRTKLRELVLRKVDYTVLVLFAIVIIAVFLTRA
- a CDS encoding energy-coupling factor ABC transporter ATP-binding protein; the protein is MEKSFLEFQNVSFQYREDSPMVLNDVSIQVNQNEWVAVIGHNGSGKSTMAKLMNGLLFPNAGEVHVDGLELSEENIWEIRRKVGMVFQNPDNQFVGTTVKDDVAFGLENHGIPREEMVKRIAQSLKAVGMEEYEDHEPHRLSGGQKQRVAIASVLAVAPSMIILDEATAMLDPKGRKEIMHTVNQVRQERDVSIVTITHDLNEVTLADRVVVMNDGDVWFEGTPRELFEHREDLQTIGLDIPLVSKFAHELHQLGLNISKQPLNHEELMDEIWTLHSTT
- a CDS encoding DNA-directed RNA polymerase subunit alpha, whose translation is MIEIEKPKIELVEISDDATFGKLVVEPLERGYGTTLGNSLRRILLSSLPGAAVTSVQIEGALHEFSTVDGVVEDVTTIVLNLKQLALKIYSEETKTLEVDVSGQGNVTAADITHDSDVEILNPEIHIATLQSNANLRMKITAEKGRGYRPAEANKFDEQPIGVIPVDSIFTPISRVTYQVENTRVGQVTNFDKLTLDIWTDGSIRPEEAVSLGAKIYMEHLNIFVGLTDEAQNAEIMVEKEEDQKEKVLEMTIEELDLSVRSYNCLKRAGINTVQELAQKSEEDMMKVRNLGRKSLEEVKHKLEELGLGLRKDD
- the rpsK gene encoding 30S ribosomal protein S11, producing MARKTNTRKRRVKKNIDTGVAHIRSTFNNTIVTITDVQGNAVSWSSAGSLGFRGSRKSTPFAAQMASEAAAKAGMEHGLKSVEVTVKGPGAGREAAIRALQATGLEVTAIVDVTPVPHNGCRPPKRRRV
- the rplM gene encoding 50S ribosomal protein L13 is translated as MRTTFMANESNVERKWYVVDAEGQTLGRLASEIAAILRGKHKATYTPHVDTGDHVIIVNAEKIELTGKKLTDKMYYRHTNYVGGLKERNALEMRTNYPQQMIELAVKGMLPNGSLGRKMGKKLHVYAGPEHKHQAQKPEAYELRG
- a CDS encoding KOW domain-containing RNA-binding protein, which translates into the protein MNEADSSPRIGQVVRVLQGREVEQYMIIIGFVDDRFVMLADGEKRKYDRPKKKNIQHIECTEYVSPEVENSLLETGRVTNGKLRFALSKFVDEAVTDLKKGDQLDGERRCN
- the infA gene encoding translation initiation factor IF-1, whose translation is MAKEDVIEVEGTIVDTLPNAMFKVELENGHTVLAHVSGKIRMHFIRILPGDKVTVELSPYDLSRGRITYRYK
- the map gene encoding type I methionyl aminopeptidase; this translates as MIITKTPRELDIMREAGRIVALTHQELQKHIEPGISTKKLDEIAEEFILSMDAIPSFKGYNGFRGSICVSVNEELVHGIPGDRQLNNGDIISIDIGAKYKGYHGDSAWTYPVGEIDEATQELLDVTEESLFKGLDEIKPGVRLSNISHAIQSFVEPKGFSIVREYVGHGVGQELHEDPQIPHYGPPNKGPRLRPGMVLAVEPMVNAGERYVRTLADNWTVVTEDGKMCAHFEHTIAITDEGFEILTKA
- a CDS encoding Mrp/NBP35 family ATP-binding protein: MITQEQVVDLLHPLHDPHLHRTLEETGGIEEIKIKEEKNHVSVKIAIAQPNTAEQMQFQQEIVNVLKGAGVATVGLRFNQLSDEVIEQYAVASNESESLLEGNTGTTFIGIASGKGGVGKSTVTVNLATSLARLGKKVGIIDADIYGFSVPDMMGIEERPVVRGEQIIPVERFGVKVISMGFFVEDNSPIIWRGPMLGKMLTSFFKEVEWGDLDYLLIDLPPGTGDVALDLHSMLPSCKEVIVTTPHPTAAFVAARAGQMAIKTEHEILGVIENMAYFQSALTGQKEFVFGQGGGPKLAEQLQTEVLGQLPLQQPYEEEDIFAPGVYQADHPTGKIFLSIANKMIKKMEA
- the cwlD gene encoding N-acetylmuramoyl-L-alanine amidase CwlD, translated to MGKAFKISSWLIGLVVLIVLLRYPIETNDSWQTWSLPLAGKVVVIDPGHGGVDGGAVGSDQTLEKEITLEVSKKLRDYLQQAGALVYMTREKDMDLADEDEKIISKRKSQDLRRRVEFINEKEADFYVSVHLNAIPSPKWHGAQSFYNASSPESEQLAKFIQSEIKRNLENTNRSALAISNMYLLRSTEAPGALVEIGFLSNIHERDLLKTDEYQNKVAASVYEGVLRYVTEEEAPE
- a CDS encoding adenylate kinase — translated: MNLILMGLPGAGKGTQAEKIVEKYQIPHISTGDMFRAAIKEGTDLGKEAKSYMDQGALVPDEVTIGIVRERLGKDDAKEGFLLDGFPRTIAQAEALETVLSDLGSTLDYVLHIDVDQDQLVERLTGRRICPTCGATYHVTFNPPKVEGKCDHDGSELIQRDDDKPETVRKRVEVNLENTKPLLDFYEGKGYLVTINGDQEIDQVFHDIDNKLGGLSK
- the truA gene encoding tRNA pseudouridine(38-40) synthase TruA; its protein translation is MVRVACVVSYDGTHFSGFQVQPNGRTVQEVIERALKKIHKGEEIRLHPSGRTDAGVHARGQVLHFDSNLDNPNMNWRKALQSLMPDDVVIQRAEPVSDDFHSRYNSKKKEYRYRVLHRDIPDVFRRGVTFHYPYKLNIEAIQEACAIVEGTHDFTSFCSKKTTMKGDCVRTLYSVRCEVVDDELIFTFIGNGFLYNMVRILVGTFLEIGSGKKQVSDLNKILETRDRDMAGKTAPPQGLFLWNVDYL